A window from Tenacibaculum singaporense encodes these proteins:
- the uvrC gene encoding excinuclease ABC subunit UvrC produces the protein MPTSLELQIKTLPNSPGVYQYFDKDDTIIYVGKAKSLKKRVSSYFTKNHENGKTRVLVKKIVRIEHVVVDTETDALLLENNLIKKYKPRYNVLLKDDKTYPWICIKKERFPRIFSTRRVVKDGSEYFGPYTNVRTVHALLDLIKELYPLRTCNYDLSQEKIDADKYKVCLEYHLGNCKGPCEGYQTEESYLEDIRAIRNIIKGNFKESLQQFEKIMLDFAADMRFEEAQKIKEKLASLQNYQAKSTIVNPSINNVDVFSIISDESHGYANFLKIMNGSIVQSYTTEIKKKLEETDKELLELFIIETRQRFHSLSREIFVPFKVNVGNDIKVTIPKLGDKKRIVELSERNAKFYRQEQFKQIKIVDPDRHVKRIMTQMQKDLRLGKEPRHIECFDNSNIQGTNPVAACVVFKDGKPSKKDYRHFNIKTVEGPDDFASMEEVVYRRYKRLLDEEQPLPQLIVIDGGKGQLSSALKSLDALGLRGKIAIIGIAKRLEEIFYPGDPVPLYLDKKSETLKIIQYLRNEAHRFGITFHRNKRSKSAIQSELEQIPDIGKQTITNLLRKFKSAKRVKAATLEELKEVVGNARAQKIYKHYQKKEE, from the coding sequence ATGCCAACATCACTCGAACTTCAAATAAAAACGCTACCAAATTCACCAGGAGTTTATCAATATTTTGATAAAGATGATACGATTATTTATGTTGGAAAAGCTAAGAGTTTAAAGAAACGAGTTTCGTCTTATTTTACTAAGAATCACGAGAATGGTAAAACACGAGTTTTAGTAAAAAAAATTGTTCGAATAGAACATGTGGTGGTTGATACAGAAACAGATGCGTTACTTCTTGAAAATAACCTGATAAAAAAATACAAACCACGATACAATGTCTTGTTAAAAGACGACAAGACATATCCATGGATCTGCATTAAAAAAGAGCGATTTCCGCGCATATTTTCTACAAGAAGAGTTGTTAAAGATGGATCGGAGTATTTTGGCCCATACACCAATGTGCGAACGGTACATGCGTTGTTGGATTTAATTAAAGAGTTATACCCGCTACGTACTTGTAATTATGATCTAAGTCAAGAAAAGATTGACGCTGATAAGTATAAAGTTTGCTTAGAATATCATTTAGGTAATTGCAAAGGACCTTGTGAAGGATATCAAACGGAGGAGAGTTATTTAGAGGATATCAGAGCAATTAGAAACATCATTAAAGGAAATTTTAAAGAGAGTTTACAACAGTTTGAAAAAATAATGCTTGACTTTGCTGCTGATATGCGATTTGAAGAAGCGCAAAAAATCAAAGAAAAATTAGCGTCTTTACAAAATTATCAAGCCAAATCAACAATAGTGAACCCATCAATTAATAACGTAGATGTATTTTCTATTATTTCTGATGAATCGCATGGTTATGCAAACTTTTTAAAGATAATGAATGGTTCAATTGTACAATCGTATACCACGGAGATTAAGAAAAAACTAGAAGAAACGGATAAGGAACTTCTTGAGTTGTTTATTATTGAAACTCGTCAGCGCTTTCATTCGTTATCAAGAGAAATTTTTGTTCCGTTTAAGGTGAATGTGGGAAATGATATCAAAGTCACGATACCAAAATTAGGAGACAAAAAACGTATTGTAGAACTGTCTGAACGTAATGCTAAGTTTTATCGTCAAGAACAGTTTAAACAAATTAAAATTGTAGATCCAGACCGTCATGTAAAAAGAATCATGACGCAGATGCAAAAAGATTTACGATTAGGAAAAGAACCTCGTCATATAGAATGTTTTGATAATTCGAACATACAAGGGACAAACCCAGTTGCTGCATGTGTAGTTTTTAAAGACGGAAAACCGAGCAAAAAAGACTATCGTCATTTTAATATCAAAACAGTTGAAGGTCCCGATGATTTTGCTTCAATGGAAGAAGTAGTATATAGAAGATATAAGAGATTATTGGACGAAGAACAACCTTTGCCACAGTTAATAGTAATTGATGGAGGAAAAGGGCAGTTGTCTTCTGCTTTAAAGAGTCTAGACGCTCTAGGTTTAAGAGGAAAAATAGCCATTATTGGTATTGCAAAAAGATTGGAGGAGATTTTTTACCCAGGAGATCCAGTTCCGTTATATTTAGATAAAAAATCAGAAACGCTTAAAATTATCCAATATTTGCGTAATGAAGCACACCGCTTTGGAATTACTTTTCATAGAAACAAACGAAGTAAAAGTGCTATACAATCAGAATTAGAACAAATCCCAGATATAGGAAAGCAAACTATTACTAATTTATTACGAAAGTTTAAGTCAGCAAAAAGAGTTAAAGCTGCTACTTTAGAAGAATTGAAAGAAGTGGTTGGAAATGCTAGAGCTCAAAAAATATACAAACACTATCAAAAAAAAGAAGAATGA
- a CDS encoding MutS-related protein: protein MQQPQDFYNKELKNLAVQLSKTNSKITFIRILRLFVFLGFSFGVYLTFYQPYIPFIFGSIGILLFVFLVIQHQQVKEKRTILQLKKDNNQLEIDVLNGHFESLPEGAEFTNSTHSYSNDIDLFGKGSFFQYINRTATTNGKKLLASLLTSNSITFIEEKQKALKELSEKIHWRQHFTSLAHLVSSTTQESSVITKWLINYESKLATSLRWVSIFFSTISITLIVLLVFGAIPFSVVLIWFFIGLTITIFHIKKTQHIYTSSSKAKDTFKQYYLLLEQIEKETFTSALLKEKQQKIATKTKKASVIFKEFSKILDTFDQRNNIVIAIIGNGLFLWDITLAIRVEKWILSYKETTDEWFNVVNFFDAYNSFANFVFNHPTFAFPTLQKENNGIIAQNLGHPLLKPSKRVNNDFTISKEQFFIITGANMAGKSTFLRTVSLSLVMANCGLPVCATNYQYTPVKLITSMRTSDSLTEDESYFYSELKRLKFIVDTIETDRYFIILDEILKGTNSKDKASGSRKFVEKLTRSKSTGIIATHDVSLCELANEYPQILNYYFDAEIVNNELFFDYTIKPGTCKNMNASFLLKKMEIV from the coding sequence ATGCAACAACCACAAGATTTTTACAATAAAGAACTGAAAAATTTAGCTGTTCAACTTTCAAAAACAAACAGTAAAATAACCTTTATAAGAATACTCAGGCTATTTGTTTTTTTAGGCTTTTCTTTTGGAGTTTATTTAACCTTCTATCAACCTTATATACCTTTTATATTCGGTTCAATTGGTATTTTACTATTTGTTTTTTTAGTTATACAGCATCAACAAGTAAAAGAAAAACGTACTATACTTCAGCTTAAAAAAGATAATAACCAACTAGAAATTGATGTTCTTAATGGTCATTTTGAATCACTTCCTGAAGGAGCAGAGTTTACAAATTCCACACACTCTTATAGTAATGATATTGACTTATTCGGAAAAGGTTCTTTTTTTCAATATATCAATAGAACTGCAACAACCAATGGTAAAAAACTTCTAGCCTCCTTATTAACGAGTAATTCGATTACTTTTATTGAAGAAAAACAAAAAGCACTTAAAGAATTATCTGAAAAAATTCATTGGAGACAACATTTTACTTCACTAGCACATTTGGTTTCGTCAACCACTCAAGAATCCTCAGTGATTACAAAATGGTTAATCAACTATGAATCAAAACTAGCAACTTCTTTAAGGTGGGTTTCTATATTTTTTTCAACCATTTCAATAACTTTAATAGTCTTATTGGTTTTTGGTGCTATTCCTTTTTCAGTTGTTTTAATTTGGTTTTTTATCGGTTTAACAATTACAATCTTCCATATTAAAAAAACACAACATATTTACACCTCTTCAAGTAAGGCTAAAGATACTTTTAAACAGTATTATTTACTTCTGGAGCAAATAGAAAAAGAAACTTTTACCTCTGCTCTTCTAAAAGAAAAGCAACAAAAAATAGCTACTAAAACAAAAAAAGCATCTGTTATTTTTAAAGAGTTTTCTAAAATTTTAGACACTTTCGACCAGCGTAATAATATTGTTATTGCTATTATTGGAAATGGCTTGTTTTTATGGGATATTACCCTTGCAATAAGAGTAGAAAAATGGATTCTTTCCTATAAAGAAACTACCGATGAGTGGTTTAACGTTGTAAATTTTTTCGATGCTTATAACTCTTTTGCCAACTTCGTTTTTAATCACCCTACTTTTGCTTTCCCTACTCTTCAAAAAGAAAACAACGGTATTATTGCTCAAAACCTTGGGCATCCACTTTTGAAACCCTCAAAAAGAGTTAACAATGACTTTACGATTTCTAAGGAACAATTTTTCATTATAACTGGTGCTAACATGGCAGGAAAGAGTACATTTTTGCGCACCGTTTCTTTATCCTTAGTCATGGCAAATTGTGGACTACCTGTATGCGCCACTAATTATCAATACACTCCTGTAAAATTAATTACCAGTATGCGAACATCTGACTCATTAACCGAGGATGAGTCTTATTTTTATTCGGAACTAAAACGGTTAAAATTTATTGTTGATACTATTGAAACCGATCGCTATTTTATTATTCTTGATGAAATTTTAAAAGGGACAAACAGTAAAGATAAAGCATCAGGCTCTAGAAAATTTGTTGAAAAACTTACACGTTCAAAATCTACTGGAATTATAGCTACTCACGATGTAAGTTTGTGTGAACTAGCTAATGAGTATCCTCAAATACTGAATTATTATTTTGATGCTGAAATTGTAAACAATGAATTGTTTTTCGATTACACGATAAAGCCTGGAACTTGTAAAAACATGAATGCTTCTTTTCTTCTTAAAAAAATGGAAATTGTGTAA